In one Pseudomonas fitomaticsae genomic region, the following are encoded:
- a CDS encoding antitoxin PaaA2 family protein: MDRSTDGIEPHCDEETYKEWVTRQVQKSIDDPRPSIPDEESRRLMAAKRELLRNRKNP; the protein is encoded by the coding sequence ATGGATAGATCCACTGACGGAATTGAACCTCACTGCGACGAGGAGACCTACAAAGAGTGGGTTACTCGGCAAGTTCAGAAAAGCATCGATGATCCCCGGCCAAGCATCCCCGATGAAGAGTCGAGACGCTTGATGGCAGCGAAACGTGAACTGTTGAGAAACCGCAAGAATCCGTAG
- a CDS encoding polysaccharide deacetylase — protein MQWLRMASIVLLWASGCRLAVASEAGNGLMLTQVERTGWPEALTTQANIDTASRAEVLMFGKALLASETLDESGLKQRLGVPYVQLKSIRQVRDGLWDRLLTTYRNASQNCDEQAFCPRVRSVADLRQLAAAFTGDISPAHALWASKSQGVHEQVLNEQLRVAVLQP, from the coding sequence ATGCAGTGGCTACGAATGGCCTCGATCGTTTTGCTGTGGGCCAGTGGTTGTCGTTTGGCGGTTGCCTCCGAAGCGGGCAACGGACTGATGCTCACGCAGGTGGAGCGCACTGGCTGGCCGGAAGCACTCACCACTCAGGCCAACATCGACACCGCATCCCGCGCCGAAGTATTGATGTTCGGCAAGGCGCTTCTTGCCAGCGAAACCCTGGACGAATCCGGACTAAAGCAACGCTTGGGTGTGCCGTATGTACAGCTCAAGTCGATCCGCCAGGTGCGTGACGGTCTGTGGGATCGTTTGCTCACCACCTACCGCAACGCCAGCCAGAACTGCGATGAGCAAGCGTTCTGCCCACGGGTGCGCAGTGTCGCCGACCTGCGTCAGTTGGCGGCGGCATTCACCGGTGATATCAGCCCGGCCCATGCACTGTGGGCCAGCAAAAGCCAGGGCGTGCATGAGCAGGTGTTGAACGAGCAATTGCGAGTGGCGGTGTTGCAGCCGTAG